tgtttcCTCTTTATTTCCCAAGAAAAGCTTAATGCGTGTCCCCAATGTCCGTGTATGCATAGTGCTGCTACCGCATAATCCTGCTGTCCTAGTTCACCTTACACAAACGATGCCTTGTGACCCTGTTTGTCCCATCCCCACTGCATGCCTCCCAAAGCATGCCACCACGGTGGCACCCAGCCTAGCCGCACAGGCACAGGTGGTTGCAGGTTTTATAAGCGACCGATCAGTACGGCCGCACCCATTCGACCCCGCCTGTCATCCATCCTCTTGTCCACTGAGTCACAAAAGAAAGAGAGTAAAACGGAGGTGGAGGAAAGGAAAGCTCATGCCAGAGAGAGTGAGTGTTCTCAATGGGGTGGATAAGGCTGAGGTTATTGGTGCCTCTGGAGAAAGGGAGAAGCTTGTCACGGCGAGCTTCGGGAGGGGAACCACTGGTGGTGGCGCTGGTGCTTGGTCGCCTAGGGTTTCCGGCTGCCGGCCAGCTGGATCGGGGGCCACAAGGTCGTTCCTTTCCCTCTCCGTATTTCGTTCTCTCTCCTGTTGAATGGTGTGGCCGTGTGATCCTGAGCACGCTTGTGGTTGCTGGATTTTTGGGGTTGATTTAGGGCTGTAGTTGGAGCTTGACTGCTTGAGTGTTGGCTAGTTTCCTTTGAGCGAGGTGAATGTGTGCGTTGCTGTGATTCTGGGATCGGATTCAAGGGTTCCTGTTGGTGGAATTGCAGGGATGTCTTGTGGCTGTCAAATTGTCAACAAGGGTTTGTGGGTGTTCCTGAATTTGGCCACCCTTCCAGTGTTTCGACTGTTTTTGGAGTGCCCTCTTGTAGGCTTGTTTGTGAAAAAAGGGTGCTTTCTCTTGGGGAATTAGTCCAGCAGCTAATCTTCTGATCTCGTATCGAAATTTtatcaacccccccccccccccccctcttgcCCGCCTGCCCTAGATTGACTGGGAGAGCAGTGCTGAGTTAGGGAGTGGCCTAGGTTTGTGTACAACTTGACGAATATATGGATGATTACATCCCAAAGGCCTTATCTTTTGGTGCCTTAGCTCACTTTGGCAACCTTTTCATTTGTGATTTGTCATTTACATCAATTGAGATTCACTGCTATGTTTCTGTGTTTAAATTGAGGCCCCGAGCTATCAAGGTTATGTAAGTATGGTATTATCTGGTTAAAGCAGCATGACTAGTTACCCTTCATGTACGTTTTTCTGTTAGCTTGTTCTATCCAATATGGACCCCTAGAAATGAAATCTAGAATGCATTTGCTTGACACTCCCATTCTTGTTACTTGCTGCACTACTAAACATGTAGGCTTCAATAATCTGGTTGAGAAAGTAATAAAGGATGTGCTGCTTGCATATTTTATCTATTGATGGGCACTAACCGGCCAATTTCTTTCTCTGCAGTCTAATGGCTACTGAGAGTGCTGTCCGATTAATTGGTGGGACAGGGGCTAGGGACTGGAGTAAGGGCTTTGGTGCATTTGACTCATCAGTTGGTGGCCTTTCAGGGGAAGATTTGGGATTTGTGGATAATGGCACAGGGGTTTATAGTGGCTGGAGGGAATCTGTCCCAAATCGCAGTGGAAGTGCACCGCCTAGCATGGAAGGATCTCTTGCTGCTCTTGGTCATCTCATTGGCCAGCAGAGTGGGAGCTTTGAAGCCAGTTTAGCAAGCTTGGATAACATGACTGACAGTTCCAAGTCTGAGGAGCAACTGCGTGGTGATCCAGCATATTTTGAGTATTATGGGTCCAAGGTGAATCTGAACCCAAGGCTCCCTCCACCACTTATTTCGAGGGAGAGCCGCCGATTAATGAACCGGGTTGGCAAGGCTAAAGAATGGAGGGTGGTCTCCCAAGATAACAGCAGCAAAGGCTCCATATATATTCCTCGATCTACTCTATCAACTCACAAAGAAGAGCCAGAGGATGATAAATCTCCAAGATTGGATTCAAGTTCGGTGGAGGATGCCCAGATTATCTCCAGTACATCCAACTTTGAGAGCCAGGATTTTATGCTGGTAAGTGCTTGACATGAATTAAATACTCCTTTTTTTCTGTCAGGTCCGTTGCATTAATTCTACCTTTATCTACATGTGCCATTTTTGGTTCAGGCTTTTTGCATGCATTCAATCTGTAGTTATATGTACCAAAGAAAAATAGTGAAATATGGTTGAAACATGCTAGCTGGTAGTTGTAGTGACATGGAAAACTGGATTGGGTTTTGATTGTAATATTGTATCCAACTTATGATTGGCTTTAGGGGGATGAGTGAGTAGGGACGGTGTTATCTTTTTACTTGCTTGAACTGGAAATAATATATCAACTTTTCATCATACTTATGCAATTGTTATCTTATGTCACGGTCCAACATTTCAGTCCTGCTTTAGCTGATATTTAATGATCTATGGATAAAAACTGGAAAGTAAGGTTCCTTTTGAATACATGTAAAATTGATTGCTCCAACCTCCAATGTTTCTCCATATCTTACCACGTGACAAACAAAATGTTAGCACTTTAGCCTGTCTAGATCACTTTGGTATTTTTTAAAGTTAACAAAAATGTGGAAAAGATTTGTCTCGTTTTATGTTCTATTATAACAGTTGTTAGTTGGTAAACCTATGTGAAAACAGTAAAATATAATTGCTTTCCAAAATCTATTGCTACTGCTTGCAAGCTGTTAACAAGTTTTAAAAGAAATCTAGTGTGGTGCAACATTTGTGCTTTATGGAATTAAGTCTTACTGTATTTGCTTGTTCCTTCCTAATTCTTACTTTACTCTTTCCTTTTTGCATTTACAATGAAGTTTGAATTAATGCTTTGATTTTCTGTTGATTGTGACAAATGGTATTATCATCATCTGTTTATATTTTCTTCAGGAGAGCTTTCAGCAGAGTGTTGCTTCTTTGCCTGATAGTTCATATTCTAATCCTTCAAATAACAACACTGGTGATGCTATGGCTGCACGTTCTGACATAAATTTATCAAGGAGTTTGTCAGTGGATGCTGTCAAGCAATCGGATTTGAACTCTTGGACACCAAAAAGCCCACTGAAAAGTACTATTAGCAATGACCTTTCATCGTCACCCCTTTCCAGTTCATCATATTCTGGTAGCAAAACTGGTATGCAAACTTCTCAGCAAGAAAAGCTGGCCATAGACACCAAACTTGGAAATGCTGTGCTTGGCAGTGGTGCAGCTGTTACTGAGCTTGATAATGTGGAATCCAATATGAAGAATTTGAAGTTGAGTTTGGATGACCATTCATCCTCATCTGTTAAGCAGAAGTGGCAGGACAATGTCTTGCAGCAGTATGGCCCCTTGCTCCCAGCCCAAGGTGATCCTATTCAAATGACTCCTCAAGGACCACATCTTTCCCATGTTCCTTTTGCTGATAACTTGGCTCATACTCAGCTTAAGTTGCCTACTGGTGACATGCAGCAATTTTTACCACAGCTTGGTATGACAACACCTTTCTTCACACCAAATTCTTTTGGAAGCCCTTATTATCAGAATTTGCACCCTGCAGCATTTCCAACCTCAATTGGAACTGGCGGGTACCCTGTAACTGGTTCAGTTTTGCCACCTTTTATGGGCAGTTATCCTCCTCAAGGTTCTCTTGCTACACCTCTTGACAGTCCAATGACTCCAAGCTTTAGTGGCAGGCCATCTGGTTTTCCTTCAACAGGGAATCCTACTGGGGGAACAGATTTTATGCAGTCATATAAAATGTACGGACAACTTGGGGTTGGTATGCAGCCATCCATTCCTGACCCAAACTTCATTCATTTCTTTCAGCAGCCCTCATTACTTCAGTATAATGGTGgaaatcaatacaatccaatgGTCCCGAGATTTACTGTTGTTGGGAATCCAGCTGAAAGCTTTGATCCACAAAAGATGATACCTCAAACTGCATACCCATCTGATCAGAGGCTTCAACTTCCAAGAACTGGTTTTCCTAATTCTCCTACAGCCAGAAGAGGAGGGGCTGTTCCAAATTATCCAGGCATGTCACCCTATGTTGGAGTACCGATGAGTTACCCTACAAGTCCGGTGTTTCAGGGACAAACATTGCCTGGAGCATTGCCTCCTGGTAGGAGAAATGACTCTGGATTTCAGTCCCCCTCAAGAAATATTACTGCTAATTCTGGGATTCAAGGACAGCGAGAAAGACAGAAGTTTGATGAACCAAAGGCCTGCTCTTTCCTAGAAGAATTGAAGTCCAACAGAGCACGTAGGGTTGAGCTATCTGATATCACAGGTCGTATAGTGGAATACAGGTTAGTTGTCTGATGTTGATTATTGATTTAGTCCATAtcctgtcttaacatccattctAAGAAACAAAGGTTTGTATGCTAATTCTGTATGTATTCTTGATCTCAGTGCTGACCAACATGGTAGCCGATTCATACAGCAGAAGTTGGAAAACTGCACTGCCGAAGAGAAGGCATCTGTGTTTACAGAAGTTCTTCCACATGCTGCATCATTAATGACTGACGTTTTTGGGAACTATGTGATCCAAAAGGTATGCTGTTGGAAGGGTGAATCTCCTAGCCCACAATAAATTTTTTGTATATTGCATGCAACATCTAGTCACTTAATCTCGCATAGAGCCTTGTAACAAGTAGCCAGTAAACTTGAGTTGTATTAGAAGAAATGACATGTAATTACTGCAGTTCTTTGAACATGGAACTCGTGAGCAAAGGAGGGATCTTGCCACTAAGCTTGTTGGTCATGTTTTGCCTTTGAGTCTTCAGATGTATGGCTGCAGAGTAATTCAGAAGGTACTCTTTATTTTTTGTTTAATATGTTTTATATTAAATGTGGCTATATTTTGTAATAATCATAGAAACACAGACTATGTTTATCCAAACCTATGCCTCAATTCTGTTTGCGTATAGCATTTCTTTTCAACAACTTGTTATACTAAGTCTCAAACCGCTTCCAAATCTGCCTGGCTTTAGTTAAGTGATATCCTGGGTGATACTAATTACATGTGCCAGTGGTAGATGGCTTCAGTCGTGGTAAAACTGGGTGATCCTGAATGCGGTGATAGTTACTGTAGCTCATTTGACAACTTTTATTGGACAAGTTCATATCAAAATTGCAATTAAGGTTTATACGAGAATAGCAGCAGTAGTGGAGTGAGCATTTGAAACTTGCGGTGTCTTAATATATTATCATAAGTTTCTGCAGGATCAATTCCTTTTAGTTTGTGCTATACTGATCAGTGTTTTCCCTTACTAATATTTGTCTCTGTACATAaagtctttctttctttcttttttttcctttcatttttgtattgcagaaaaaaaaagtagggTTCTATCGCAACATCCATATCCACTGCATGCCACTGTTAGAGGGGTATTTTTTGTAATCAGTATAGTGTTCTGAGGGGAAAGTATTTATGATATGCAAAATGGTTTCTTTCTGTATACCTAGAAATTACTGCTTAATCTGCTAATGTAACTGGAACTGGTGATTCAGTGCAAGCAACTTACAGCTTAGTTTCTCATGTGATTCTTGCTATCATCTAGCTTAGTGTAAGCAATTAACAGCTACCATTATTGATTCTTGCTTCCACTAACCCCTCTCTGGAAACAAGCAGGCTCTTGAAGTTATGGAAATTGACCAGAAAATAGATCTAGTTCGTGAGCTTGATGGACATGTTATGCGATGTGTTCGTGATCAAAATGGAAATCATGTTATACAGAAGTGCATTGAATGTGTCCCTACTGAACATATTGGTTTCATAGTATCTGCTTTTCAAGGACAAGTTGCTAACCTTTCAATGCACCCATATGGTTGCCGTGTAATTCAGGTGAATTTACAGTAATATTACATTCAAATTTGGTGAGAGATTCTGGTGCTCTGTTTAATGTATATCTTACTGGGCAGAGAGTTTTGGAGCATTGTGGTGGTAATTCACAAGGCCAGTGCATAATAGATGAGATTTTGCAGTCAGCGTGCATCCTTGCTCAAGATCAGTATGGCAACTATGTTACACAGGTAAAATCTGTTTGTAATTTGATATGGTGGATACTCAGACACCTTTTCTCCTATGATCCTACCAATGTTTGATATGTTTCCGTCTTGCTTGGCAGCTTATTGTTCTCTCTGGTTCTTTTGCAGCATGTTCTAGAAAGAGGAAAAGCTCATGAGAGGAGCCAAATTATTACTAAATTGGCTGGACAGGTTGTTACCATGAGCCAAAATAAATTCGCATCAAATGTGATAGAGAAGTGTTTTCAGCATGGTGACATTGCGGAGCGGGATCTTCTGATCAGGCAGATTGTGGAGCAGACAGAGGGCAATGACAATTTGCTGGTATGTATAATACTTGCAATTCCGTGTTTTTTCTATCATCCATATCCTTCTTTCCAGACCCAGAGAGGTTATGAAATAATGCTACAATGAACTGGTCTGAGGTGGGAAGATGGCATATATGTGGGAGCATCCAAATCAGATAATGCCATGAGTGTCTGCCTTTCAGTTCTGTGTTTTCAGCTTCTTGGAGCTGTGCATGTCATGGTCACAAATGAACTGAAGGAGCCTCTTTTCGTCTGTAACTTTGTCTCCCTTTGTCTGGATTCTAGGTTATATTTGCTAACCATTTATTATGTTCAATTAGGCAATGATGAAGGACCAGTTTGCTAATTATGTGGTTCAGAAGATACTCGAAACATGCAATGAGAGTCAGCGGGAACTCCTCATCAGCCGTGTAAAGGGTCATCTGCAAGCATTGAGGAAGTACACCTATGGCAAGCATATTGTAAGCCGAGTTGAGCAGCTCTGTGGTGAAGGTAAGTTTCATCTTCCTTTAGTAATGACACTAGGCTTCTCTATGATTATTTTGGATGAATTATCATAACATGTTTGATTATGTGATGTTCCAGGACCTGCCGAGTCAGATTCTTGAAACAACCCTCAAATTATTCATAGGAGGCGTGACTTGATCTTTGCTATCCATCAAGCAAAACAAGTCGAACTCTGGTACCTTCAGACGGGCTAACAAAACTGTTGTCGAAGAATGTATAGGTGTGACTTTCTCCAGGGTAGTCTTTTGAGTTTCTAGAACAGCAGCTTAGTGGTGTGCATCAGTGTATCTATGTTAGGGTGTGCCTATTTACAGAATAATAGTGGTCGGTTAGCTGTGTGCAAAAAGGAGTTTAGCGTTATGGTGTGTATGCGATACATATCAACTGTGCCTGGTAATGTATTTGCTTGCTTGCATCGCAGTTCTGGGATAAAAGCCCTGCTTATGTTTGCCTTGATTGCGAGTTTGTGAGATGATCTCTAGTTCAGTTCGAGGTGCGTTTTCTGCATGGCTACCAGCCGCCGTCCATTTTTGTATGTGTGTTGATGAACAAATTGTGCACAATAGTCATCCCTGCACAGGACGGtagattatattttttaaaacaaatCTGCTGAAATTCAACTGTTTTTTTCTGAAAGATGTTTTCTTTCAAATTgttgcatttcaaagggacaaAGGGTTATCTAGTAGTGAAAACAAATTGTGCGCAACCTAGTCATCCCTGCACAGTAcggtagattttttttaaaaaaaaatctgatggAATTGAACtgctttttttataaaaaaaatgaaagatgTTTTCTTTCAATTTGCTGCATTTCGAAGGgactaaggtggtgtttggttagCTCAAATGTAACATAAGTAAcaccattacatatgtttgatTGCGGTGATATGTAATCAATTGATAGTTTGATACTGTAATCGAAttccttacctaaataataccTATACAAGTTTTTTACCCATCCtccccaccgtaatcagatgCAATACTCAtacagtaatctgattacgttaccagagtgcaatCAAACAAAGAGAATGAaggtagattttttttaaaaaaactctaGTGGAATtgaactatttttttataaaaaataaatctaaaagATGTTTTCTTTCAATTTGCTGCATTTCGTgttttggttcgtgctaaggtaacgTGAACACAAAGGAAATCAGATTATAGTGTATTTAGCAGCGGAATGAGTGATTACcatctttgtttggttgcactttgataacgtaatcagattacggtgtGGGTGTTGTATCTGATTACGGTAGGGGGAGCAGTTAACAAgtttgtatagatattatttagatAAGGGATTCAATTATAGTGTCAATTGATTATAAACCACTGTAATAAAACATACGTAATGGAattcgttaccttcagtaatcagaaCCATACGAAACGTAAGGGTTAAGCAGAAAAAATAGGTACTCAGTGGAAATATAGTCAGGCTTACAATGTCTATGAAAAACTAAAGGCTCGAGGAATTAACACAACGTTCTTTGTTGGTTCTAACACAAACTTAAGTACATAGCCTCTTTAGACGCCAAAGCCCTCGAGATTGGCGCTGTCCCTCGACTCCCGGCGGCTCCGGCTGCTCCTCGCCCGGCCGACGCTGCCGGCTACCCCATCGCCCAGTTCGTCGAACACCCGCCCAACCATTCCCTCGATGACGTCCAGCGGCAGCATCTccctccggccgccggccaagGCCTTGTCGTTGGCCTTCAAGAACCCGGCGTACGCGCCGCGCACCGCCTTGGCCGCCGCGGCCTTGATCTGTCCCCGGAGGTCGCCGTCGGGGATCTTGTACTCGGCGCCGTGCCGCCTCACCCGATCCTCGAGCATGTCGGCGAACGCCGCTGCCTTTCCCCGCGCGTCATCGGGCGGCCAGGTCCTCGGCGCCCCGGAGCTGCCGCCGGCAACGAGCCGAACGAGCGGCGTCCACGCCGCGTCCTGGTACTCCCACGCCGCCTCCTCAGCCGCCGCCTTGTACCGCCGCCGCATGGTGTCCTCGCCGACCAGCCTCGCCAGCTCCGAGCCCCGGGCGCGCATGTAGATGTACCAGTACGCGTTCATGGCCGTCACGTGCGACGCCACCGTGTCCGCGCacgcccggcgcgccgcctcgACGTGCCGGCGCAGCGCCTCCAGCACGTTCGACGCCGCCTCGGCGAGTGGCGgcgcgcggtcgccgccgccctcgctcccgtcctcgtcctcgtcgccgccgcgctcccgctCCGCCCGCAGCGCGGCGTCCATGAGCCCGCGGTAGTCGTCGGACGCGAGGCACTTGAGGTAGTTCACGGCGTACCGCACGATCTTGGGCACGTCGCCGACGCCTTCGCCGGCGCCGGTAACGTAGTGCGTCTCGATGCGGAGGCCAAACTCGAAGAAcacgccggtggcggcgcgcgccaGGGCGCGTTCCAcctcgcgcgcgcgctcgcggaTGGCGGCCAGCGTGGCGGACTCGCCGGAGAAGAGCTCCTCGAGGCGCCCCCGCTCCCGGACCACCGCGTCGAGCATGTCGAGCAGCTTGAACAGCCTCTGCGgctcgcgcgcggcggcggccacgccgtCGGCGAAGCGGAAGAACGCCGCGGCGATGCGGGCGGCGATCTTGGCGAAGCACTCGGGCCAGACCGCTGGTGGGAGGGGTTCGAGCACGCGCGCGCAGAGCCGGCGCTCCGCCGGGAGCACGGAGGCGATGGCCACGTGGAAGTGCGGGCTCCACAGCGCCATGGCCGACTCCAGCGACTCCCACTCCATGTCGTCGATGGCCTCCGGCGTGTATGACTTGAGGTACGCCGGGTTGAGCCGCATCATCGCCTTGGCCGCTCTCCTGTACCTCGTCTGTGTGACGTCACCCCACCGTTATTTCGGTTACGCACATCGCAACTGTCGCAGCAAGAAAGAACAAGGCTGTTGTACAGATTAGGGGAAGAAAATGAATCACCTTGACGTAGATGTCAAGGCAGATGTCGAGGCAGTCGTTGCCGGCGAGCGTTCTGGCCATCCTTGTGGCGGCCTCGACCTCGTCGTCGGTGCCCAGCTCGTACTGCGCCGTGTCGTCTCCGTCGGCGCCAGCAATATCGTCATCGACGGGCGCCGCCGGGTGCTTGAGCCTGAGGAGCAGCGCCTCGAAGAGGTCCTGGACGCCGAGGAGCGCCTCGTCGAGCGGGCCCTCGAAGCGCAtctgctccgcctccgcctcgtacACCGCGCGCAGCGCCGCAGCGGCCTCGGTGAGCCTGCgcacgcggccgcggccggcggccttgGTCCGGCCGAGGAACccgaccgcctcctccaccctccgGACGGCCTCGTCCCCGCGCGCCACGACCTCCTCGATGGCGTCGCGGAGCCGATCCACGCGGCCGACGAACGCGACCGCGCCCCCGGCGTCTGCCGGgtccgcgggcggcgccgcctcctcggcgaGCGCGGACGCGCGGCGGAGCGCCGCGAGGAAAGGTTCGGCCGGGGCGACGGCGCGGTCGATGCGCGCCcgcagcgcgcgcgccgccacggCCTGGGACTGGAGGTTGGAGGACGGCGAGGCGCCGGACAGCAGCTCGGCCAGGCGGTcgccgacgtcgtcgatgtCGATCTCGGCCTCGGCAGCGGCGGAGAGGACCGAGACTATGGCGGCGCGTGAGGCCTGAATCTTTGCGAGCTCGGTGTCGGCATCGGCGGCCGCCGTGGTTGACGCGTTCGGGCacatggccggcggccggccgttgTTTGAGCAACACGCGTGTATGGTCTCTCTAACAATTGGCGCCTTTGCTTTTTGTAATAGAGATGATGATGACTAGGAGACGTTGGTCACCGTGCGATGAGGGATGGACGTTGGATGCTGCAACTGAAGAGGATGAAGTTGCTACTGGAAATTTGCTGCTGGGCTGAGGACAAATGGTTATCCTTGGAGATTGCACCTCACTTCGCCATTACCTATGAGAGAGACATCATGCATCTTACAGCTGTACAATTGTGATTTGGGATACAAACAATGCATCAACCACCGCTTTGATTCACTCTACAAAATTGGACTCCTTTATATATAAGAATAATAACCTTTTTCTTGCTGATGATGGGAAGCACAATCATTTTAGGGCAGAGGACTAGAGGTAGTGTACTGTAACATGGACTCATGAGTCATGAAGTCTGAAATAATTCTAGGATGCTTATGTTGGAGTATAAATGAATTGTTCATCTTTTCCTATCAGTTTAAGCTTTTGGATTAAAATAGTTGGAGCAAACAATTCAatatggtatcagagccagagATCTCAAGTTCAAATTCTAGCGGcacaattaaataaaataattgcagcacACTCCAATTTCCACGTATGCGGCTTAAGAGAGCCTACACGTGAGGGGAAGTGTtgaagtataagtgaattgctcACCTTTCCCTGTCAGTTTAAACTTTTAGGTTGAACTTTCCCTATCAATTTAAACTTTtaggttgaactggttggtgcatgcaactcaataacTTGCAAGGCACATCCCAAGGCACATCCCAGAAGAGGtaacttatttatttattagtGTTCACAACAATGATTGGGGCCGATGCATACCCTTTCTGTTAACAGTTGCTAGTAATTAGACAATCCAGGTTAGCATAGGATAATCAAACTAATGCTTCTAATCATCGGCCAAACCGCACAAGATGGCCTTTTTTGCCTAGATACTTGGCACATGTGGGAtttgaaaagagaaaaagattgGAAATCCCACACAGCAGAACAAACTTATTCTGTCTCAGTGCCAATGCCCTTGTTGAGCTGCGTGCTCTTGCTAGGCATGGAGCTGGGGAGCCAATAGGATCTCCTTCCATGCCTCATAGAACATCCAAGTGACACCAGACGTCGGCATGACCTTCAGGGAGCTCGCTGCCCATCCTCGGAAAAGCCCCTTGAAGCCCTCTTCTTGGACCACCTCAGCTAATGCCGCAATCATGTGGGGTGGGCACTTCCCTCGTATGGCTCCCACCATAAGCCGCTTCCTTGCCACTTCCAGAGGGAAGCTGATTGTGCTTGCAGTTAGGCCTACAAAATTCAACAGCAAAGTTTAAAACAAGCGATTTACTCAAATGTGAACCTTAATGCAAATGGAATATTACATTTCCTAGATATTGTTCAAGAATTCTGAGAAATTGTATGTTGTCTACCAAGATGAAACGAAGTACACTGAGTCCTGACCTGAAACAGCCCCAATAACCAGTAGCTCAGGACGGCTCAAAGATTTCTTTTTCTGTGCACGGCAGTAAGAAGTCTTGATTGTCTCGTACATGAAATAGTAGCATGTACTATATGGAAGCATGCCAACTAATGTTGGGCAGAGGCCAGCATAAAGACCACCAATGCCGTCAGCGCGGTAAATCTTGTTGAAGGCAATAACAATACTAGGATAAGCCTCGCGATTGACAGTCATACGATCCTGTGACAGAAAATTGGTAAAATTACAAATAGTCTGTCAGCGATAAGGATCTAAACAATCATTAAATTAGATCAGCGCTGTTGCTTGCAACTGATCTGAATAGACAGTAGACCTACAAACCAGACAGTTCTTCCAAATTATATATTTCATGAATAGCATCCACAAAATTCAACATGCAGATTCAGCCCTGAAGTACCTTAAGAACCTCAAGAGGATGGCACGCTAAACTGCTAGCTATTCCAGCAACTGCACCTCCAATGGCAATCGGTGATAATAAGTGAAATGGCAGCTCGATTTTCAAATTGCCAAGTTGTATCTTTGGGCACCCATCCTCTTTCCATTTCTCTTGTGCAGATGCCATACTCCTTTTGACACACTCAAATGTTCCAAGCTCAATTGCTTGAGTTGGGATGATCCGGAGCATATTTATAGTATTGCCTGCCCAGAGCCCTTGCCAGCCATTCTGTTCAATGATCTCCACAAAACTACCAAAAATATGTTTTGATCCTACCCCAACAACCATTCTTGTCCTGAAAATGATCAGACGATACAAACTTACTTGTATTGTATATACTTTGTTTTAGGCTAGAAAGAAAACTTTGGATGTTTCTACAAATTAACGACAATTTATAACAAATGAATGGGCTTGCTGCAGTAAATTATTTTGAAATGAACAAGCAGTATTGCATAATTATCATACTATAGTCAACAGACCATTCCAACTTTTAAACACGCGTAatactctgaactctgaagagcATCAATCTCACAAAGAAAAGCAAGCATGAAAGAAGCAGCATGCCAAGTGTGTTAAGAGCCAAGTTTACTCATCCTACCACACTAATATATTAAGAACTTGTAATTAGCAAGGCGTCAAACTTAGTAACATGGATAGATAAATGAATAGGCCAAAGTATTGACAAATACCTGATTGTTTCTAGAGGAGCTAGAACAGCCTTAGTCATTGCCCCAGCCATTGCTCCACTGACGAAT
The genomic region above belongs to Setaria italica strain Yugu1 chromosome VI, Setaria_italica_v2.0, whole genome shotgun sequence and contains:
- the LOC101781651 gene encoding pumilio homolog 5 isoform X1, translating into MRVPNVRVCIVLLPHNPAVLVHLTQTMPCDPVCPIPTACLPKHATTVAPSLAAQAQVVAGFISDRSVRPHPFDPACHPSSCPLSHKRKRVKRRWRKGKLMPERVSVLNGVDKAEVIGASGEREKLVTASFGRGTTGGGAGAWSPRVSGCRPAGSGATSLMATESAVRLIGGTGARDWSKGFGAFDSSVGGLSGEDLGFVDNGTGVYSGWRESVPNRSGSAPPSMEGSLAALGHLIGQQSGSFEASLASLDNMTDSSKSEEQLRGDPAYFEYYGSKVNLNPRLPPPLISRESRRLMNRVGKAKEWRVVSQDNSSKGSIYIPRSTLSTHKEEPEDDKSPRLDSSSVEDAQIISSTSNFESQDFMLESFQQSVASLPDSSYSNPSNNNTGDAMAARSDINLSRSLSVDAVKQSDLNSWTPKSPLKSTISNDLSSSPLSSSSYSGSKTGMQTSQQEKLAIDTKLGNAVLGSGAAVTELDNVESNMKNLKLSLDDHSSSSVKQKWQDNVLQQYGPLLPAQGDPIQMTPQGPHLSHVPFADNLAHTQLKLPTGDMQQFLPQLGMTTPFFTPNSFGSPYYQNLHPAAFPTSIGTGGYPVTGSVLPPFMGSYPPQGSLATPLDSPMTPSFSGRPSGFPSTGNPTGGTDFMQSYKMYGQLGVGMQPSIPDPNFIHFFQQPSLLQYNGGNQYNPMVPRFTVVGNPAESFDPQKMIPQTAYPSDQRLQLPRTGFPNSPTARRGGAVPNYPGMSPYVGVPMSYPTSPVFQGQTLPGALPPGRRNDSGFQSPSRNITANSGIQGQRERQKFDEPKACSFLEELKSNRARRVELSDITGRIVEYSADQHGSRFIQQKLENCTAEEKASVFTEVLPHAASLMTDVFGNYVIQKFFEHGTREQRRDLATKLVGHVLPLSLQMYGCRVIQKALEVMEIDQKIDLVRELDGHVMRCVRDQNGNHVIQKCIECVPTEHIGFIVSAFQGQVANLSMHPYGCRVIQRVLEHCGGNSQGQCIIDEILQSACILAQDQYGNYVTQHVLERGKAHERSQIITKLAGQVVTMSQNKFASNVIEKCFQHGDIAERDLLIRQIVEQTEGNDNLLAMMKDQFANYVVQKILETCNESQRELLISRVKGHLQALRKYTYGKHIVSRVEQLCGEGPAESDS
- the LOC101781651 gene encoding pumilio homolog 5 isoform X2, whose product is MATESAVRLIGGTGARDWSKGFGAFDSSVGGLSGEDLGFVDNGTGVYSGWRESVPNRSGSAPPSMEGSLAALGHLIGQQSGSFEASLASLDNMTDSSKSEEQLRGDPAYFEYYGSKVNLNPRLPPPLISRESRRLMNRVGKAKEWRVVSQDNSSKGSIYIPRSTLSTHKEEPEDDKSPRLDSSSVEDAQIISSTSNFESQDFMLESFQQSVASLPDSSYSNPSNNNTGDAMAARSDINLSRSLSVDAVKQSDLNSWTPKSPLKSTISNDLSSSPLSSSSYSGSKTGMQTSQQEKLAIDTKLGNAVLGSGAAVTELDNVESNMKNLKLSLDDHSSSSVKQKWQDNVLQQYGPLLPAQGDPIQMTPQGPHLSHVPFADNLAHTQLKLPTGDMQQFLPQLGMTTPFFTPNSFGSPYYQNLHPAAFPTSIGTGGYPVTGSVLPPFMGSYPPQGSLATPLDSPMTPSFSGRPSGFPSTGNPTGGTDFMQSYKMYGQLGVGMQPSIPDPNFIHFFQQPSLLQYNGGNQYNPMVPRFTVVGNPAESFDPQKMIPQTAYPSDQRLQLPRTGFPNSPTARRGGAVPNYPGMSPYVGVPMSYPTSPVFQGQTLPGALPPGRRNDSGFQSPSRNITANSGIQGQRERQKFDEPKACSFLEELKSNRARRVELSDITGRIVEYSADQHGSRFIQQKLENCTAEEKASVFTEVLPHAASLMTDVFGNYVIQKFFEHGTREQRRDLATKLVGHVLPLSLQMYGCRVIQKALEVMEIDQKIDLVRELDGHVMRCVRDQNGNHVIQKCIECVPTEHIGFIVSAFQGQVANLSMHPYGCRVIQRVLEHCGGNSQGQCIIDEILQSACILAQDQYGNYVTQHVLERGKAHERSQIITKLAGQVVTMSQNKFASNVIEKCFQHGDIAERDLLIRQIVEQTEGNDNLLAMMKDQFANYVVQKILETCNESQRELLISRVKGHLQALRKYTYGKHIVSRVEQLCGEGPAESDS